A window of Solidesulfovibrio sp. contains these coding sequences:
- a CDS encoding CoA-acylating methylmalonate-semialdehyde dehydrogenase: MSEIKKLPYCVDNEWRQSATDKYTPVMNPSTGEQIAAAPVCLPDEVDSAVQAAKAAYPAWSSKPVGVRTQVLFRFRELVNQHFEELSVLLATEMGKNLDESRGDVHKVVEACEVAVSAPMEIQGYAMMEATRSHDICLYRESVGVFLGIAPYNFPAMIPFGWFLPLCIVAGNTMVLKAASMVPQTGMRLLELLIEAGLPKGVANLVTCSRQEVANLLSHPDIRGISFVGSTATGTKIYSGAAAAGKRVQCLTEAKNHALLLEDAPLEWSAQRVINSCFGCAGQRCMALPVVVVQESVADRFVQILKGMGERLTVGAAYDPQTQLGPVISAAHKKSVLDWIDKGVAEGASLVLDGRQCAPKGFENGYFVGPTIFDHVTPGMTIGDQEIFGPVVCIKRVKDFEEGIAVMNANPFANGSSIFTQSGHYAREFARRTDGGMVGVNVGIPVPLAFFPFSGNKRSFFGDLHVLGRDGLRFYTRTKTVTTKWVSPKESGDAQARVSTWEGTINREL; this comes from the coding sequence AAGAAGCTGCCATATTGTGTCGACAACGAATGGCGGCAGAGCGCCACGGACAAGTACACGCCCGTGATGAACCCGAGCACTGGCGAACAGATCGCCGCCGCCCCGGTCTGCCTGCCGGACGAGGTGGATTCGGCCGTGCAGGCGGCCAAGGCTGCCTACCCGGCCTGGTCGAGCAAGCCCGTGGGCGTGCGCACCCAGGTCCTGTTCCGCTTCCGGGAACTGGTCAATCAGCATTTCGAGGAACTCTCCGTGCTGCTGGCCACGGAAATGGGCAAGAACCTGGACGAATCCCGGGGCGATGTGCACAAGGTCGTGGAGGCCTGCGAGGTGGCCGTGAGCGCGCCCATGGAGATCCAGGGCTACGCCATGATGGAAGCGACCCGCAGCCATGACATCTGCCTGTACCGCGAGTCCGTGGGCGTGTTTCTGGGCATCGCGCCGTACAACTTCCCGGCCATGATCCCCTTCGGCTGGTTCCTGCCCCTGTGCATCGTCGCCGGCAACACCATGGTGCTCAAGGCGGCCAGCATGGTGCCGCAGACCGGCATGCGCCTGCTCGAATTGCTCATCGAGGCCGGTCTGCCCAAGGGCGTGGCCAACCTCGTCACCTGCAGCCGCCAGGAGGTCGCCAACCTGCTGTCCCATCCCGACATCCGGGGCATCTCCTTCGTCGGCTCCACCGCAACCGGAACCAAGATCTATTCCGGCGCGGCCGCGGCCGGCAAGCGGGTGCAGTGCCTGACCGAGGCCAAAAACCACGCTCTGCTGCTGGAGGACGCCCCCCTGGAATGGTCGGCCCAGCGCGTCATCAACTCCTGTTTCGGCTGCGCCGGCCAGCGCTGCATGGCCCTGCCCGTGGTGGTGGTCCAGGAATCGGTGGCCGACCGGTTCGTGCAGATTCTCAAAGGCATGGGCGAACGGCTGACGGTCGGCGCGGCCTACGATCCGCAAACCCAGCTCGGGCCGGTCATCAGCGCCGCCCACAAGAAATCCGTGCTCGATTGGATCGACAAGGGCGTGGCCGAAGGGGCCAGCCTCGTCCTGGACGGCCGTCAGTGCGCGCCCAAGGGCTTCGAGAACGGCTATTTCGTCGGCCCCACCATCTTCGACCACGTGACCCCGGGCATGACCATCGGCGACCAGGAGATCTTCGGGCCGGTGGTGTGCATCAAGCGGGTCAAGGACTTCGAGGAAGGGATCGCCGTCATGAACGCCAATCCCTTTGCCAACGGCTCCTCCATCTTCACCCAAAGCGGCCACTACGCCCGGGAATTCGCCCGTCGCACCGACGGCGGCATGGTCGGCGTCAACGTCGGCATCCCCGTGCCCCTGGCCTTTTTCCCCTTCAGCGGCAACAAGCGGTCGTTTTTCGGCGATCTGCACGTCCTCGGGCGCGACGGACTGCGCTTCTACACCCGCACCAAGACTGTCACCACCAAATGGGTTTCGCCCAAGGAATCCGGTGACGCCCAGGCCCGGGTGAGCACCTGGGAAGGCACCATCAACCGCGAACTGTAG
- a CDS encoding iron-containing alcohol dehydrogenase, which yields MADFLCPAVNFIGRGTLAEVGPRAAMFGKKALIVTDKFLASQTGGAVDQVKAHLDKAGVVHVLYGGVDPNPRVANVEEGLTIYRKEKCDLLVTVGGGSAHDCGKGIGIAATHDGDLYDDYAGIEKLTNELPPIIAVNTTAGTGSEVTRHCVLTNMARKIKFVIVSWRNLPKVSINDPELMIGKPAALTASTGMDALTHAVECYVTLAANEATDAVAIRAIKLVGQHLRRAVAYGEDIVAREGMAYASLLAGMAFNNAGLGYVHAMAHQLGGMLDMPHGMANAILLPHVERWNLMVNPGKFADIAVALGENIDGLGMIEAAEKAITAIERLSSDVGIPKSLAALGVKESDLEPMAKQALLDGNAGCNPRKGNVNDIIALFKAAM from the coding sequence ATGGCTGACTTTCTGTGTCCGGCAGTGAATTTCATTGGCAGGGGAACCCTGGCCGAGGTGGGACCGCGCGCGGCCATGTTCGGGAAAAAGGCGCTCATCGTCACGGACAAGTTCCTGGCCAGCCAGACCGGCGGGGCCGTGGACCAGGTCAAGGCGCACCTGGACAAGGCCGGCGTCGTCCATGTGCTGTACGGCGGCGTCGATCCCAATCCCCGGGTCGCCAATGTGGAGGAGGGGTTGACCATTTACCGCAAGGAAAAATGCGACCTCCTCGTGACCGTCGGCGGCGGCAGCGCCCATGATTGCGGCAAGGGCATCGGCATCGCGGCCACCCACGACGGCGACCTCTACGACGACTATGCCGGCATCGAAAAACTGACCAACGAGCTGCCTCCCATCATCGCCGTCAACACCACCGCCGGCACCGGCAGCGAAGTGACGCGCCATTGCGTGCTCACCAACATGGCCCGCAAAATCAAGTTCGTCATCGTCAGCTGGCGCAACCTGCCCAAGGTCTCCATCAACGATCCCGAGCTCATGATCGGCAAGCCGGCGGCGCTGACCGCCTCCACGGGCATGGACGCCCTGACCCACGCCGTGGAGTGCTACGTGACCCTCGCCGCCAACGAAGCCACCGACGCCGTGGCCATCCGGGCCATCAAGCTGGTCGGGCAGCATCTGCGCCGCGCCGTGGCCTACGGCGAGGACATCGTGGCCCGCGAAGGCATGGCCTATGCCTCGCTTCTGGCCGGCATGGCCTTCAACAACGCCGGCCTGGGCTATGTCCACGCCATGGCCCACCAGCTGGGCGGCATGCTCGACATGCCCCACGGCATGGCCAACGCCATCCTCCTGCCCCATGTCGAGCGCTGGAACCTCATGGTCAACCCGGGCAAGTTCGCGGACATCGCGGTCGCCCTGGGCGAAAACATCGACGGCCTGGGCATGATCGAGGCGGCGGAAAAGGCCATCACGGCCATCGAACGCCTCTCTTCCGACGTGGGCATCCCCAAGAGCCTGGCCGCGCTCGGCGTCAAGGAATCCGATCTCGAACCCATGGCCAAGCAGGCCCTTTTGGACGGCAATGCCGGCTGCAACCCGCGCAAGGGCAACGTCAACGACATCATCGCCCTGTTCAAGGCCGCCATGTAG